ATCACACTTGCGTCAAATATGCTTCTCTTTTTTGGTATACTCTGTTTcgtgatttattatatatttgtgtgcTTTGTAGGTTCGTCTCGCTCTAGTTGGTCTTGTTATTTCTTCCCAGAAACTTCTCTAGAATGCAAGAGACGTGCATTTGAACTAAAGCAGGATAAAGAAGCATGGGACAATATGGTTATAACAGGGAAAGACAACTATTCTTCAAGAGACATATGGTCCGGAAGAATTCCAAGGTAAAAAAACGTTTGCGCACACTACTCGTTTGCTTTCCGATTAAACATTGTATTTGTCTTATAAATTTACTTTTTAGGGTGTGGGGTAATCCTTGGAGTATGATTCAGCCAACAACGGAGATAAACGGGAGCTTAATTACACACCATCGTAAAATGGATCGGAGATGGTGGAGAGCACAGGTAGAGTGAATCCCTTTCCAGGTACTCGATGGATGCTCAAAAATTGATATTATCAAGCTCGAGCATGAGAAATTCAATACACTGAGAAATTCAATACGTATGAGAGTCTGGCTTGAGTTTGAAATTCCTGCTCAACTCAAATTTCAAGTATTCTTAACTCTTAATCTAGTTGTGCTTGGGTAGAGCGACTTGCCTAAACTCATTTGCAGCTGTAGCCattcttgaaatttttaaaatgttacAGGCAGTTCGCTACCTGATGAGGTTTCAGTCTGAGTACATGTGCAACTTAATGAATGTTGCACGGCATCATGCCTTTGGATGGGAAGCAGCTAAAACGGTTCTTGCATCTCATGTACAGGTTTGCCATTTCTTGGAATAGCTTAAGATACTAATAAGAGTTAAATGCACATAACAGGTTATACGAGCGATCATTTCCATATTCCACTGAAAATAAAGCTTCACCTTAGGATCGCAATCAATCTCTGTccatttctttttcattttgcATTTCCACGTGATATGAATACGCAATTATGCCGTGTTTATAAATAGTTGTAAAAAGAAGACCATTTGTGATAAAACGTTACTTTTTTGAACTGAAAGGAATGTTGTTGATAATGATGTGCATGTTCTCTTGCACATTTCTTGTTTTTGCAAACTATATTTTCTTTCCTAGTCTTTCTTCACGAATCAGCCTTTTGTATTTGCCCCTTTCACCAGTATCCTGATGAGGGAAGCCGAAGACAATTTGCATTCTAACGTCCAGAGTCTCTAATCATTCTGCAGGATACAGAAGATAAGAACTCGCATGACATAGATAAATATGTATGGTCGAATCACGAACTATGGATTCCTCGTCCATTATTGAGCATGCACGTTAGAATGGGAGATAAGGCATGTGAAATGAAAGTGCTTGGACTTGAAGAATACATGCACCTCGCGCAACGAGTCCGAAAACGCTTCCCACATCTCAACAACATCTGGCTATCTACTGAAATGCAGGTTCGTGTTAATATGCACGGAGTGTTGATTTCTCAAACAGTTGTGGAGCCAAAGGGGGACTGTAAGGTCATTTTTATACATTTACATGAAAAAGtacatataatattatattttgccCCTCATAAATTATTTCAATTTTAGTTTCATTGTCTTAATTCAAACAAATAAAATCATCCGACTCTGCCACTAGTTTCACATGTAGTTTTCTTGTAGAAATTTGGTAGCATACTGAGAAAGTCAGCTGACAATATAAATGCTCATCACTTTCGATTAGGATGTCATCGATGGATCAAAATCCTACCGGCATTGGAAGTTTTACTACACGAATGTGACACGACAAACTGGCAACATTTTGATGGCGACATATGAGGCGAGTCTAGGGAGGGAAACAGGCACGAACTATCCACTTGTTAACTTTCTGATGGCCACAGAGGCTGATTTTTTCGTCGGAGCCTTAGGCTCAACATGGTGTTTTCTCATTGATGGTATGAGGAATACAGGAGGAAAAGTCATGTATGGTTATCTGAGTGTTAACAAGGATAGATTTTGGTAGAGTTGTCAAAATTCACTGGTGTTTAGCACGATACTTTCCGAAAATCTCATCAATGGAGGAACGATATCACCTTTTTTGTTCGATAAGATACAGATATTCATCATATGTACAAATATAAGATGAAATCTGATGAGCAAAGTGAAACATGTGACAAATATTCTATCAATGATAGAATAGATGAATAGATGATGATAGGTCTGTTTCATGAAATAGGCGGATGTATGGTGTGTGGATATGAACGTTTAGGCAATAATGCACGACTTAGCCGCATCTTGGGTTCCGTTGAGACCTGTAATGGTCTTTCTGCTATTTTTATTTCCTGTTTTTGTTTAGTGAAAAATTAGCTCGTGTATTTCTTCGACAAAATAATGGATATGTATCTATttgaatattaaatatatacaattTTAACAAATAAAACAAGAAATAAATGAGTAAAAAACTATGTTGTTTAATAGCGTTTTAtccatttcaaaaataaaaaaataaaaaattatcttTTATATACATTACCTCTTTATCTAAATACATTTAAGTAGCAAAATAAGATgatatttttaatgaaaatgaTAAAACTTATGTCAACAAATACTAAAAATTAGATTGTCCAAAAGATATAATCATATCTCAAAAAAATTTACGAAATGGTATATTAGAGAAATTTTTAATAGTTTGTATGATAAGAATCACAAAAAGAATGAAGCAttcaaaaaagaaaaatgaatgtgAACAAGTGCGGAAAAGTGTAAGTTTTTTGATGGAATAGACTCAGCATGGGGTGTGAACATGAAATTAGATGACAttcctttttttgtttttaatcatTTACGGTGTTATTACCGCgttatgttcgacgtgcaaaagaaaaatattttatgtttttgaggtatgttaaatgtcttgtgaccaattatgaacggaTTTGAAAGTCGTGGCCGATGACCTCTCCAcctcggtaaagcatgaccgagtttagatcaggattgaaaAACGGTAAGGGACCAATCCatccggtaaagcatgaccagatATCTTATGTATGTTGTAGTGGACTTTCTCTGCCAGCCAGTACTGTGTTTTAGCATGATCAGGCGTATTTAttatgagtcacttgctttgaaaaatATCTCTAcggaaaatgatgaagtttatgcattttcaagtatgtatgatgcaagtatgcttATGACAAGTTTTATGATGATGACACGTCTATGTTTATATTATTACATTCAAGTTTGAGTATGTACGTTCTACTTCAAAGATGTATGTGGTTCTATtacatattacttgttattctcGATTTGTAGGTGAGAACGAGTATGAGGAGACGAGAAGTGGGGACCAATGAACCGGCTTGGACtgcgcaggaggctaaacccgaagACCGCCCATATTTTAAGAATTTATAAATGTTAATTCAAATACTCTAATTTTTACGAGATTGTTTACGATGTTAAACGTTTAACTTTTTGCAAACTTCAATTgtaattgtttttatttcaaatatttatagACAAACAATTTATTTATAACGCAATTTGaaagattattaattttatttttctgtaAATTTTATAATAGATTAAAAAATACAGTACGTTGTATTTATTCTCGTACA
This is a stretch of genomic DNA from Primulina eburnea isolate SZY01 chromosome 11, ASM2296580v1, whole genome shotgun sequence. It encodes these proteins:
- the LOC140804374 gene encoding uncharacterized protein isoform X3; the protein is MEPFNLNHKSLERVVSQRAIQMSSSFSCQICAIGFLCGICLTSLFMAALTSFGAFALWGNSFSNGIPSLNSSSIGFNGNCDGLPKEKEKIMYPNESIKLETDDERVSMLYSAWSEVFNISDESVDNEAKFSHKVRISEVLPDAPHLENCKLKVQANDHLDRRLENMNLPPWTIWKGRLDDLSLLSNDEQLMYNRDQTIFQGAYPPWIEGSDEENYPLTRKVQRDIWLHQHPVNCSDPSIKFLVADWERLPGFGMGAQIAGMCGLLAIAINEKRVLVTDYYNRADHDGCKGSSRSSWSCYFFPETSLECKRRAFELKQDKEAWDNMVITGKDNYSSRDIWSGRIPRVWGNPWSMIQPTTEINGSLITHHRKMDRRWWRAQAVRYLMRFQSEYMCNLMNVARHHAFGWEAAKTVLASHVQDTEDKNSHDIDKYVWSNHELWIPRPLLSMHVRMGDKACEMKVLGLEEYMHLAQRVRKRFPHLNNIWLSTEMQDVIDGSKSYRHWKFYYTNVTRQTGNILMATYEASLGRETGTNYPLVNFLMATEADFFVGALGSTWCFLIDGMRNTGGKVMYGYLSVNKDRFW